The following proteins are encoded in a genomic region of Paenibacillus sp. FSL H3-0469:
- a CDS encoding methionine ABC transporter ATP-binding protein — MIELKDITKVYGKGSKQATALSALSLSIKKGEIFGVIGHSGAGKSTLIRCINLLERPTAGEVWVDGVELTALSQGQLQEQRRKIGMIFQHFNLLSSATVYDNIAFPLRLIGAGRNEIEQKVKDLLALVGLEEHWNKYPAQLSGGQKQRVGIARALASDPDVLLCDEATSALDPQTTDSILRLLMDINSKFHLTIVLITHEMHVIQSICDRVAVIHGGGIVEQGEVAEVFLKPKHEVTKEFIRSETQSDGPLRQAIDAVHSGFTKSVKITFLGQKTYGSTLSQVVQGTGVHFAILHGTISTIKDVPYGQLIVRFEGLADAVEATLTELVAQGLDVEVIS; from the coding sequence TTGATAGAATTGAAGGATATAACCAAGGTGTATGGCAAAGGCAGTAAGCAGGCAACTGCACTCTCTGCGCTGAGCCTGTCGATTAAGAAGGGGGAAATCTTCGGGGTGATCGGTCACTCCGGGGCCGGTAAAAGCACGCTGATCCGCTGCATTAATCTGCTGGAGCGCCCGACTGCGGGCGAGGTGTGGGTGGACGGTGTCGAACTGACAGCGCTCAGCCAGGGACAGCTGCAGGAGCAGCGGCGCAAGATCGGGATGATTTTTCAGCATTTCAATCTGCTCTCATCGGCAACAGTCTATGATAATATCGCCTTTCCGCTGCGGCTGATCGGAGCCGGAAGGAACGAGATTGAACAAAAGGTTAAAGATCTGCTCGCTCTGGTCGGGCTGGAGGAGCACTGGAATAAGTACCCGGCTCAGCTGTCCGGCGGACAGAAGCAGCGTGTCGGAATCGCCCGGGCGCTGGCGAGTGATCCGGACGTTCTGTTATGCGATGAGGCGACCTCGGCGCTTGATCCGCAGACGACTGACTCCATTCTGCGCCTGCTGATGGATATCAACAGCAAATTCCATCTGACCATCGTGCTGATTACCCATGAGATGCATGTGATTCAGAGCATCTGCGACCGCGTTGCCGTGATCCATGGCGGCGGTATTGTGGAGCAGGGGGAAGTGGCCGAGGTCTTTCTGAAGCCGAAGCATGAGGTCACCAAGGAATTCATCCGCAGTGAGACCCAGTCGGACGGACCGCTCCGGCAAGCGATTGATGCTGTGCACTCAGGCTTCACGAAGTCGGTCAAAATCACTTTTCTCGGGCAAAAGACTTACGGGTCCACGCTCTCCCAGGTGGTTCAAGGAACCGGGGTCCACTTCGCCATTCTCCATGGCACCATCTCTACGATTAAGGATGTTCCTTACGGGCAGCTGATTGTACGGTTCGAAGGACTTGCTGATGCGGTTGAAGCCACGCTCACGGAGTTAGTAGCGCAGGGTCTTGATGTGGAGGTGATTTCGTAA
- a CDS encoding Cthe_2314 family HEPN domain-containing protein: MLRTLLGEPPRVNSGVLAEAMESMAKAASMLRKEMAAHEDHDHEYRKLEIWTRGLISSLDELEQSWFAAAFFRKSVIAGYMDDMSSTEQGEYARYVYFYKDGFIRVFSLLDKLGTVLNNLYNLNTGKVKTHFSYFTVLRQFQLLHPHHPLADELERIRNSYREPVENLRKRRNAEIHYMNAEMTDDLWQRHQGLHDKIRLEDLDSHLEDLKQSLEMVCQALAAAYRYGNEQWHKNKAAPGLKSGHERT, encoded by the coding sequence ATGCTGCGGACATTACTGGGAGAGCCGCCCCGCGTGAACAGCGGTGTGCTGGCTGAAGCTATGGAGTCCATGGCGAAGGCTGCCTCCATGCTGCGCAAGGAGATGGCGGCACATGAAGACCATGACCATGAATACCGCAAGCTGGAAATCTGGACACGGGGCCTGATCTCCTCTCTGGATGAGCTGGAGCAGAGCTGGTTCGCAGCCGCCTTTTTCCGGAAGTCAGTGATTGCCGGTTATATGGATGATATGTCGTCCACCGAGCAGGGGGAGTACGCCAGATATGTGTATTTCTACAAGGATGGCTTCATCCGTGTCTTCTCACTGCTGGACAAGCTGGGTACGGTGCTGAATAATCTGTACAATCTCAATACAGGCAAGGTGAAGACGCATTTCTCCTATTTTACGGTGCTGAGGCAATTTCAGCTGCTGCACCCGCATCATCCGCTTGCGGACGAACTGGAGCGGATCAGGAATTCCTACCGGGAGCCGGTGGAGAATCTGCGCAAGCGGCGTAATGCCGAGATCCATTACATGAACGCGGAGATGACCGATGATCTCTGGCAGCGCCACCAGGGGCTGCATGACAAAATCCGTCTGGAGGATCTGGACAGCCATCTGGAGGATTTGAAGCAGAGTCTGGAAATGGTATGCCAAGCCCTGGCCGCAGCATACAGGTACGGGAATGAACAATGGCACAAGAATAAAGCGGCCCCCGGCCTGAAATCCGGACATGAACGTACGTAA
- a CDS encoding UbiD family decarboxylase: MRYSNLRQWIEQLRRDKDLAVIDTPVDPYLELAEIHRRVVEEEGPALLFTNVQGTPFPVATNLFGTVRRVNKAFGTRPEQLLKSLTTAMEQLIPPSAAGLWRERTVLLELLRAGTKNIPQGEAPVLGVCSSSDPLKELPRITAWPKDGGAFLTLPLVYTENITNPKDHNLGMYRIQMYDDSTTGIHWQIHKGGGFHHSQAEHLGETLPVSVFIGGPPALIAAAVAPVPEWIPELLLASLMLGGKLPMVQDPLGGHRIPAEAEFSIRGRVSPLERRAEGPYGSQSGYYSMQHDFPVMHVQRMWHRKDAIYPATITGKPRQEDYYLKDYLQRLLAPAYPLLIPSVKALWSYSESGSHSLTSAVVRESYPREYMVSAFRILGEGQLSLTKFLLLTNVQVELTDFPKLLETVLERFNPHTDLTIFANTSMDTLDYTGRKLNHGSKAVMAGIGSPVRQLPRTYTEGQLPSITAAVPYCGGCLAVSGASYEEDPELPERLVAAFKERETAWPLIVLVDQAEEAVSTQTSFLWSVFTRFNPADDIYSAAGVHRGSVSYTLPIIVDARMKPGYPEELAPSEDIAKRVARNWNHYFPLA; this comes from the coding sequence GTGCGATACAGTAATTTACGACAATGGATCGAGCAGCTCCGCAGGGATAAGGATCTGGCAGTGATAGATACACCTGTTGATCCTTATCTGGAGCTTGCCGAAATTCACCGCCGGGTGGTGGAGGAGGAAGGCCCGGCACTGCTGTTCACGAACGTGCAAGGAACACCGTTCCCGGTCGCTACGAATCTGTTCGGGACAGTCCGGCGCGTCAACAAGGCCTTTGGGACAAGACCGGAGCAGCTGCTTAAGTCGCTGACAACGGCGATGGAGCAGCTGATTCCGCCTTCAGCCGCCGGCTTATGGCGGGAGAGGACGGTGCTGCTTGAGCTGCTGAGGGCAGGAACCAAGAACATACCGCAAGGAGAGGCTCCGGTGCTCGGTGTCTGCAGCAGCAGTGATCCGCTGAAGGAGCTGCCCCGGATCACAGCCTGGCCTAAGGATGGCGGGGCATTCCTCACGCTCCCTCTGGTCTATACGGAGAATATCACCAACCCCAAGGATCATAACCTCGGAATGTACCGGATTCAGATGTATGATGATAGCACCACAGGCATTCACTGGCAGATTCACAAGGGTGGCGGCTTCCATCATTCGCAGGCAGAGCATCTCGGCGAGACCCTGCCGGTGTCTGTCTTCATCGGCGGGCCTCCGGCCCTGATTGCTGCGGCAGTGGCTCCAGTCCCGGAATGGATTCCGGAGCTGCTGCTTGCGTCGCTGATGCTGGGCGGCAAGCTTCCTATGGTGCAGGACCCCTTGGGCGGTCACCGGATTCCGGCAGAGGCCGAATTCTCCATCCGGGGACGCGTGTCTCCGCTGGAGCGGAGAGCAGAAGGACCGTATGGCAGCCAGTCCGGCTACTATTCCATGCAGCATGATTTCCCGGTTATGCATGTTCAGCGGATGTGGCACCGCAAGGATGCTATCTACCCGGCGACCATCACCGGCAAGCCGCGCCAGGAGGATTATTATCTGAAGGATTATTTGCAGCGGCTGCTCGCTCCAGCCTATCCTCTGCTGATCCCTTCGGTCAAAGCGCTATGGTCCTATTCCGAATCCGGTTCGCATTCATTGACCTCAGCGGTCGTGAGGGAGAGTTATCCGCGTGAGTATATGGTGTCAGCGTTTCGTATCTTAGGGGAGGGCCAGCTCTCCTTAACCAAATTCCTGCTGCTGACTAATGTTCAGGTGGAGCTTACCGATTTCCCCAAGCTGCTGGAAACGGTACTTGAGCGCTTCAACCCGCACACGGATCTGACGATCTTTGCCAATACCTCCATGGATACGCTGGATTATACCGGACGCAAGCTGAACCATGGCAGTAAGGCGGTGATGGCGGGCATCGGAAGCCCGGTCCGTCAGCTGCCAAGGACTTATACAGAGGGCCAGCTTCCATCAATCACCGCCGCTGTGCCTTATTGCGGAGGATGTTTAGCCGTTTCCGGTGCATCCTATGAAGAGGACCCGGAGTTGCCGGAGCGGCTGGTGGCTGCCTTCAAGGAGAGGGAGACCGCCTGGCCGCTGATTGTGCTGGTCGATCAGGCGGAAGAGGCGGTAAGCACGCAGACCTCATTCCTGTGGTCTGTATTCACCCGCTTCAATCCGGCGGATGATATTTATTCGGCGGCCGGGGTACACCGGGGCAGTGTCAGCTATACGCTGCCGATCATTGTAGATGCCCGGATGAAGCCGGGATACCCGGAGGAGCTGGCTCCGAGCGAGGATATTGCGAAGCGGGTAGCGCGCAACTGGAACCATTATTTTCCTTTAGCGTAG
- a CDS encoding COX15/CtaA family protein has protein sequence MTTLQLKWLSYLTCLIMFMALFGGVVVTKTGSGLECGNEWPLCHGKLIPAYTIGSLIEYTHRLFSGLAGLLSLASMVAFWRYARHRKDLLACALLTLIFVIVQGGMGALAVVKSQSAAVMALHMGFSLIAFAGSLMLALGTRRTFAPGAEFSTGSPKVRPAFRNLTWVTAVYSYIVVYIGAYVSHTSSQGGCSGWPLCNGQWIPEMSGGVGIVFVHRIAAAILFLLTAILGHLAFWKYKELPELRALGVAAVLLCLMQVFSGAAVVYTLNNERLYIFAAMSHIVLISGLFGVLCYMSVRVWQLSGAGRGSK, from the coding sequence TTGACGACACTTCAATTAAAATGGCTCAGCTATCTGACCTGTCTCATTATGTTCATGGCACTGTTCGGCGGGGTTGTGGTGACGAAAACCGGCTCGGGACTGGAATGCGGGAATGAGTGGCCACTGTGCCACGGGAAGCTGATTCCGGCCTACACCATCGGCTCTCTGATTGAATATACCCACCGCTTGTTCAGCGGCCTGGCAGGCCTGTTATCACTGGCTTCCATGGTTGCCTTCTGGCGTTATGCCAGGCACCGCAAGGATCTGCTGGCCTGTGCCCTCCTGACCCTGATCTTCGTCATCGTTCAAGGCGGGATGGGAGCGCTTGCAGTAGTGAAGTCGCAGTCAGCTGCGGTCATGGCCCTGCATATGGGGTTCTCGCTGATCGCCTTCGCAGGTTCCCTGATGCTGGCGCTTGGGACCAGACGGACCTTCGCTCCAGGAGCGGAATTCAGCACAGGAAGTCCCAAAGTCCGCCCGGCCTTCCGCAACTTAACCTGGGTTACTGCAGTATATTCATATATCGTTGTCTACATTGGGGCCTACGTAAGCCACACCAGTTCCCAGGGCGGGTGCTCCGGCTGGCCGCTGTGTAACGGACAATGGATTCCGGAGATGAGCGGCGGAGTAGGGATCGTATTCGTCCACCGGATTGCGGCGGCGATTCTGTTCCTGCTTACGGCTATACTTGGGCATCTGGCCTTCTGGAAGTATAAGGAGCTGCCGGAGCTGAGGGCTCTGGGAGTAGCAGCAGTCCTGTTATGCCTGATGCAGGTATTCAGCGGAGCGGCTGTAGTATACACACTGAATAATGAAAGATTGTACATATTTGCTGCAATGTCTCATATTGTGCTGATCTCCGGACTCTTCGGGGTTCTGTGTTACATGAGTGTAAGAGTCTGGCAGTTAAGCGGAGCTGGCAGGGGCAGCAAGTAA
- a CDS encoding thioredoxin family protein — MDKISSPAQFQVAIQSSRLTVAVFKADWCVDCKFIDPFMPDVEQKYAERLTLVEVDVDAVGDVSQEQNILGIPSFVAYTDGRELVRFVNKLRKSREEIEKFLDTALDVYLSIHK, encoded by the coding sequence ATGGACAAAATCAGCTCCCCTGCCCAGTTCCAGGTGGCAATTCAGTCTTCGCGCCTGACGGTGGCAGTCTTCAAGGCAGATTGGTGTGTGGATTGCAAATTCATTGATCCGTTCATGCCGGATGTGGAACAAAAATATGCAGAGCGCCTTACCCTGGTCGAAGTGGATGTCGATGCCGTAGGCGATGTCAGCCAGGAACAGAATATACTGGGCATTCCAAGCTTTGTCGCGTATACCGATGGACGGGAACTGGTCCGGTTCGTGAACAAGCTCCGCAAGTCCCGGGAGGAAATCGAGAAGTTTCTTGATACGGCGCTGGACGTTTATCTCAGCATTCACAAGTAA
- a CDS encoding polysaccharide biosynthesis protein, producing MSTKKESFVKGTLILAAAALVARVLGLAQRVPLEHLFNEVGNAAFTQANNVYLLLLPLATAGIPSTLSKMVSERYALNRPQEAQQVYRAALIFAAVVGVIMSVALYIAAPYYAESSKVPESTLAIRAIAPALLLFPAIAMMRGYFQGRNNMMAGGISQIVEQIARVSTAILLAFILLRQGYSNTWMAAGASFGSVLGSIGAFGVMLYYAMKLRRSEEKVALYDSNEARIPLLKIYKDIFKLSIPIVLSSVTVPVVNFIDTTFIVPLLSGQIGLKEATWTLGIFGSRAQSVAGIPPVLSIALSASLIPIISAAFARKDEQHLQRQVTLAMRVSILTGTPVVVSLVVAAYSVNGLLFKSLDGSGIVAMLTLGTIFQITMMTTNSILLGMGKSRISMYYVLVGILVKFGSNFLFSQWFGIYGIIGSTALCFIVITMLNLRMLKKIVPFTILGKRWGGFSIAVLASAGIGYGLNEAGILMTQLMPARLAFLITCLVVGAAVVIVYLVLLIILGVLSSQEIAGYPRPLRKVLGPLMKLQPARVRAGE from the coding sequence TTGTCCACCAAGAAAGAATCCTTTGTCAAAGGCACGCTAATTCTGGCGGCAGCCGCACTGGTAGCCCGTGTCCTCGGGCTTGCCCAGCGGGTGCCGCTGGAGCATTTATTCAATGAAGTCGGTAACGCTGCGTTTACACAAGCCAACAATGTGTATCTGCTGCTGCTGCCTCTGGCGACAGCCGGTATTCCCAGCACGCTTAGTAAAATGGTGTCCGAGCGCTATGCGCTGAACCGTCCGCAGGAAGCACAGCAGGTGTATCGTGCGGCGCTGATTTTTGCGGCTGTGGTTGGTGTGATTATGAGCGTAGCGCTCTACATAGCTGCTCCTTATTACGCGGAATCCAGTAAGGTTCCCGAGAGCACACTGGCCATCCGGGCGATTGCCCCGGCGCTGCTGCTGTTCCCCGCAATCGCGATGATGCGCGGGTATTTCCAGGGCCGTAACAATATGATGGCCGGGGGCATCTCACAGATTGTCGAGCAGATTGCCCGGGTATCCACAGCTATTCTGCTTGCCTTTATTCTGCTGCGCCAGGGCTACAGCAACACCTGGATGGCCGCAGGCGCATCCTTCGGCAGTGTACTCGGCAGTATCGGCGCCTTCGGCGTGATGCTGTATTATGCGATGAAGCTGCGCCGCAGCGAGGAGAAGGTCGCTTTGTATGACTCGAATGAAGCCCGTATCCCGCTGCTTAAGATTTACAAGGATATTTTCAAGCTGTCCATACCGATTGTATTGTCTTCCGTTACGGTGCCTGTAGTGAACTTCATTGATACTACCTTTATTGTGCCGTTGCTTAGCGGGCAAATCGGCTTGAAGGAAGCTACGTGGACGCTGGGGATCTTCGGCAGCCGGGCACAGAGTGTGGCCGGAATTCCTCCGGTATTGTCGATCGCCCTAAGTGCATCGCTGATTCCGATTATATCTGCCGCCTTCGCCCGCAAAGATGAACAGCACCTGCAACGTCAGGTCACACTCGCCATGCGGGTCTCCATTCTTACAGGCACACCGGTTGTAGTCTCACTTGTTGTGGCTGCCTACTCGGTTAACGGCCTGCTGTTCAAATCGCTTGACGGCAGCGGTATTGTGGCGATGCTGACACTCGGTACTATTTTCCAGATAACGATGATGACTACGAACTCGATCCTGCTCGGAATGGGCAAATCCCGGATATCCATGTATTACGTGCTTGTGGGTATCCTCGTGAAGTTCGGCTCCAATTTCCTGTTCAGCCAGTGGTTTGGCATTTATGGCATTATCGGTTCTACGGCACTGTGCTTCATAGTGATTACAATGCTTAATCTGCGGATGCTCAAAAAAATCGTCCCCTTCACCATTCTCGGCAAACGCTGGGGAGGCTTCTCTATTGCGGTCCTGGCCTCGGCAGGTATCGGCTATGGCTTGAATGAAGCAGGTATATTGATGACGCAGCTTATGCCGGCCCGTCTGGCCTTCCTGATTACCTGTCTGGTGGTTGGAGCGGCAGTCGTAATTGTCTATTTGGTTCTCCTGATCATTCTGGGCGTACTCAGCAGCCAGGAGATTGCCGGTTATCCCCGTCCGCTGCGTAAGGTGCTGGGTCCTTTGATGAAACTGCAGCCTGCCCGTGTGCGTGCTGGTGAATAA
- a CDS encoding DUF456 family protein: protein MTILGWILIIALFAIGMAGAVYPILPGALAIYLAFFVYGWFFSFGSFGPWFWIAQTLIVVVLFIADYVVGAWGVKKFGGSRASVIGSTIGLIIGPFLIPAFGLLIGPFLGAFIGELIAGEKAGKAVKVSFGALLGLFSSTVVKIILQIVMIVLFFIWIGRY from the coding sequence TTGACAATTCTGGGCTGGATTCTGATCATTGCTTTGTTCGCAATCGGGATGGCAGGGGCGGTATATCCGATCCTGCCGGGGGCGCTTGCGATTTACCTGGCATTCTTTGTATATGGCTGGTTCTTTTCCTTCGGCTCCTTCGGTCCCTGGTTCTGGATTGCCCAGACGCTGATCGTCGTGGTGCTGTTCATTGCCGACTATGTGGTCGGGGCCTGGGGCGTCAAGAAGTTCGGCGGCTCCCGCGCCTCCGTGATCGGCAGCACCATCGGTCTGATTATCGGCCCGTTTCTGATTCCGGCGTTCGGCCTGCTGATCGGCCCGTTCCTGGGTGCCTTCATCGGCGAGCTGATTGCCGGCGAGAAGGCCGGTAAAGCGGTGAAGGTCAGCTTCGGCGCTCTGCTCGGGCTGTTCAGCAGCACAGTCGTCAAGATTATTCTGCAGATTGTTATGATCGTCCTCTTCTTTATCTGGATCGGACGCTATTAA
- a CDS encoding Cof-type HAD-IIB family hydrolase — protein MTAKYRLLALDMDGTLLNDEQKITPLTVEWIKKAMEAGVHVCLSTGRSSRSAMPYAEQLGLNTPMIMVNGSEVWRAPNELYRRSLMDVELVKEMHKIAEEFDIWFWAYSVDEVYNRDSWDGEIDSREWLKFGYSTEDNDIRHKLLMRLQELGGLEITNSSPFNLEINPLGVNKASGILEVCKLLGINMSQVVAVGDSLNDLAAIQQSGFGVAMGNAQEAVKQEADAVVATNNEDGIAEVIQKYILTEAETGISAARISKQA, from the coding sequence ATGACTGCCAAATACCGCCTGCTTGCATTGGATATGGATGGAACCCTACTGAACGACGAACAGAAGATTACCCCGCTTACGGTGGAATGGATCAAAAAAGCGATGGAGGCCGGCGTACATGTCTGCCTGTCTACCGGGCGCTCTTCGCGCAGTGCAATGCCTTATGCTGAACAGCTTGGCCTGAACACTCCAATGATTATGGTGAACGGAAGTGAAGTCTGGCGTGCGCCTAATGAGCTGTACCGCCGCTCCTTGATGGATGTGGAGCTGGTCAAAGAGATGCACAAAATTGCTGAGGAATTCGATATCTGGTTCTGGGCTTACTCCGTAGATGAAGTGTACAACCGGGATAGCTGGGACGGTGAGATTGACAGCAGAGAATGGCTGAAATTCGGCTATTCCACCGAGGATAACGATATCCGCCACAAGCTGCTGATGCGGCTGCAGGAGCTGGGCGGGCTGGAGATCACCAACTCCTCGCCATTCAACCTGGAGATTAATCCGCTGGGCGTCAATAAGGCTTCAGGCATTCTTGAAGTCTGCAAGCTGCTGGGCATTAACATGTCCCAGGTTGTTGCCGTAGGCGACAGCCTCAACGATCTGGCAGCTATCCAGCAGTCCGGCTTCGGAGTGGCTATGGGCAACGCCCAGGAAGCTGTTAAGCAGGAAGCGGATGCAGTAGTAGCTACGAACAACGAAGACGGAATCGCGGAAGTGATTCAGAAGTACATCCTGACAGAGGCCGAAACCGGAATCTCGGCTGCACGCATATCCAAGCAGGCTTAG
- a CDS encoding penicillin-binding transpeptidase domain-containing protein, translating into MGVFRKQASPPEEKDSKSSLGLRLNVFFFSTFVIFCVIIIRLAVIQFVEGPTLTEVEASRDTKSVPLASIRGGIRAAAGEQIAYSTSVQTLYVTLTKEYTAKVVDKETGISSLKPEARANAYALANNLVAKFDEYGDPNGEKLTVNEVINSLDLYFKKYSGYMARKIKSGLTTKEIAYFMEHKSEFPGLEIVEEGVRHYDKDTVAVQTVGYIKPFKSSNTLNIYKNIQSAMKKIGADPGLNYKDDEFVGFDGLELQYQRELRGKNGYQVISVNPQNMAEKVEEVVPPVKGNDIWMTIDKNVQLKTEQAITEQINWLHRNAVQGKTHPDAKTGYAVAMEVDTGNIVAMASMPDYDTNVWTAEKLDSDTWNKIMGNYQNGTITPYSSGLSGHGFGSTVLLGSTIKPLTVLIGLNEGFFSTSYTYTDKGIAYFGKDDKSSVRNSSGHVYGRMGPAKAIEDSSNVFMVDMIGKKLYEQYKGEGIGVWDKYMKEFGLGVSTQSGLPNEYLGQINYTDTKAAGSAQAALVYASFGQQGRYTVLQLAQYASTLANEGVRIKPQLVSKITDSSGKVVKKFEREVLDEVTTFDKSFWREIKKGMNSKVSAFADFPYDFARKTGTSQQLGKGQLRDNGVFIAFAPRNNPKLAVAVVIPEGGFGSNSAAPVARKIFDAYDWEYGLDGVPKKSLKTANPNDGAASGESSDNTAATN; encoded by the coding sequence GTGGGTGTTTTCCGAAAGCAGGCCTCCCCCCCGGAAGAGAAGGACAGCAAGAGCTCGCTTGGCCTGCGGCTTAACGTGTTTTTCTTCAGCACGTTTGTTATTTTTTGTGTGATTATTATCCGTCTCGCAGTTATTCAATTTGTGGAAGGACCGACACTGACGGAGGTGGAGGCCAGCCGGGATACCAAAAGTGTACCACTCGCCTCGATCCGTGGAGGTATCCGCGCAGCCGCAGGCGAGCAAATTGCTTACTCCACCTCTGTTCAAACGCTGTATGTTACGCTAACGAAGGAATATACAGCTAAAGTGGTGGATAAGGAAACGGGAATCAGCTCGCTTAAGCCGGAGGCAAGAGCCAATGCGTATGCGCTGGCAAATAATCTGGTTGCGAAATTTGATGAATATGGCGACCCGAACGGCGAGAAGCTGACTGTTAATGAAGTAATTAATTCTCTGGATTTATATTTCAAGAAATATTCGGGCTATATGGCCCGCAAGATCAAATCCGGTCTGACCACCAAGGAAATCGCTTATTTCATGGAGCACAAAAGCGAATTCCCGGGCCTTGAGATCGTGGAAGAAGGCGTACGTCATTACGACAAGGATACCGTAGCCGTGCAGACGGTCGGGTATATCAAGCCCTTCAAATCCTCCAATACGCTCAACATCTACAAGAATATTCAGAGCGCCATGAAGAAGATCGGCGCAGATCCCGGCCTGAATTATAAAGACGATGAATTCGTCGGCTTCGACGGCCTGGAGCTGCAATATCAGCGGGAGCTGCGCGGCAAGAACGGCTATCAGGTCATCTCGGTGAATCCGCAGAATATGGCCGAGAAGGTGGAAGAGGTAGTGCCGCCTGTCAAGGGTAATGATATCTGGATGACGATTGACAAGAATGTTCAGCTTAAGACGGAGCAGGCTATCACCGAACAGATCAATTGGCTGCACCGCAACGCTGTACAAGGCAAGACTCATCCTGACGCCAAGACAGGCTATGCGGTGGCGATGGAAGTCGATACCGGCAATATCGTAGCCATGGCCAGCATGCCGGATTACGATACCAATGTCTGGACAGCGGAGAAGCTGGATTCGGATACCTGGAATAAGATCATGGGCAACTACCAGAACGGGACGATCACTCCTTATTCTTCCGGCCTGTCCGGCCATGGATTTGGTTCCACCGTACTGCTCGGTTCCACCATTAAGCCGCTGACGGTGTTGATCGGTCTGAATGAAGGCTTTTTCAGCACTTCCTATACGTACACAGACAAAGGGATTGCTTATTTCGGTAAGGATGATAAATCCTCCGTCCGCAATTCCTCGGGGCACGTATACGGCCGGATGGGTCCGGCTAAGGCGATTGAGGATTCCTCCAATGTGTTCATGGTAGATATGATCGGCAAGAAGCTCTATGAGCAATATAAAGGCGAGGGAATTGGAGTCTGGGATAAATATATGAAGGAATTCGGCCTTGGCGTATCCACGCAGAGCGGTCTCCCTAATGAATACCTGGGACAGATCAACTACACGGATACTAAGGCAGCGGGCAGTGCGCAAGCCGCATTGGTCTATGCCTCCTTCGGACAGCAGGGCCGCTATACGGTGCTGCAGTTAGCTCAGTATGCTTCTACGCTTGCCAATGAAGGGGTGCGGATCAAGCCGCAGCTTGTCAGCAAGATTACGGATTCATCGGGCAAGGTGGTCAAGAAATTTGAGCGCGAGGTGCTGGATGAAGTGACGACCTTTGACAAGTCCTTTTGGAGAGAAATTAAAAAGGGTATGAACAGTAAGGTCTCAGCATTCGCAGATTTCCCTTATGATTTTGCCCGTAAGACAGGGACCTCACAGCAGCTTGGTAAAGGGCAATTGCGCGATAACGGGGTATTTATTGCCTTCGCCCCGCGTAATAATCCTAAGTTGGCTGTTGCTGTAGTCATCCCCGAAGGGGGATTCGGCTCCAACAGTGCGGCTCCGGTTGCACGTAAAATTTTCGACGCTTACGACTGGGAATACGGGCTGGATGGCGTGCCTAAGAAAAGCCTGAAAACAGCGAACCCGAATGACGGAGCTGCTTCCGGTGAAAGTTCCGATAATACTGCCGCAACAAACTGA